The Bacillus sp. Bos-x628 genome segment GCATGATGTGGATTTAAGAGGTGTCGATTACGATGTATTGTTAGCTTCTTATGTGGTCAATCCTCAGAAATCCTATGAAGACGTCGCAAGTGTTGCGAAGGATTATGGGTTGAATATTTCCTTTTCAGATGAAAAAGTGTACGGAAAAGGAGCAAAGCAGGCGATACCAAATGAAGACGAGCTAAAAGACCATCTTGGACGTAAGGCAGCGGCTATCTCTGCCTTGCATGACCTGACGCTAGAAGCATTAGAAAAAAACGATCAGCATGAATTGTATGAGGATTTGGAGCTTCCGCTTGCGCTGATATTAGGTGAAATGGAATCTCTTGGCGTCAAGGTTGATATTGATCGTCTACAGAAGATGGGAGAAGAGTTAACGAGGAAGCTAAAGGAATATGAAGAAACGATTCACCGTTTAGCAGGGGAAACGTTTAATATCAATTCTCCTAAGCAGCTTGGCGTGATTCTTTTTGAAAAGTTGGGTCTGCCCATTATTAAGAAAACAAAAACAGGCTACTCTACGTCTGCAGATGTACTAGAAAAACTTGAAGACAAGCATGAAATTATTCGCTCTATTCTGCATTACCGTCAAATCGGAAAGCTGCAATCTACCTATGTCGAAGGTTTGATGAAGGTAACGCGCAAAGACACTCATAAAGTCCATACGAGATTTAATCAGGCGCTCACACAAACAGGACGATTAAGCTCAACAGATCCTAACCTTCAAAATATTCCAATTCGTTTGGAAGAAGGTAGGAAGATTCGTCAAGCCTTCGTTCCTTCAAAAGAAGGCTGGCTCATGTTTGCAGCCGACTATTCTCAAATCGAGTTGCGGGTGCTTGCCCATATTTCTCAAGATGAGAACTTGATCGAGGCTTTTACGCAGGATATGGATATCCATACAAAAACAGCAATGGATGTGTTCCATGTATCAGAGGATGAAGTGACCTCATCCATGAGAAGGCAGGCAAAAGCCGTCAACTTCGGAATTGTTTATGGGATAAGCGATTACGGACTTTCTCAAAATCTAGGAATTACAAGAAAAGAAGCAGCAGCATTTATTGAACGGTATTTAACAAGCTTCAAAGGGGTCAAAACTTATATGGAAGACATCGTGCAGGAAGCCAAACAAAAAGGCTACGTCACCACGCTGCTTAAGCGTAGACGATATATTCCAGATATCACAAGCCGTAATTTTAATATCAAAAGCTTTGCGGAAAGAACGGCAATGAATACACCCATTCAGGGCAGTGCGGCAGATATTATTAAAAAAGCGATGATTGATATGGCACGGAAGCTGAAAGAAGAGAATTTGCAGGCGAACCTGTTATTACAGGTACACGATGAACTTATCTTTGAAGCGCCGAAAGAAGAAGTCGCTATATTAGAAAAAATTGTTCCTGAAGTGATGGAAAATGCACTTCAGCTCGATGTGCCGCTTAAAGTAGAATTTGCATCAGGCCCATCTTGGTATGACGCAAAATAAATAGAGAGATAAAGGAGCGAGGAGCATGCCGGAATTACCAGAAGTCGAAACCGTCCGGCGCACTCTTAAGCGGTTAGTCAAAGGAAAAACGATTGAAAAGGTCGATATCAAATGGCCAAACATCATCAAACGTCCTGGGGAACCGGAGGAGTTCGCAAGAATGATGGTGGGAGAAACCATACAGAACATTAAAAGAAGAGGAAAGTTCCTACTCTTTCATCTAGATCACTATGTCATGGTCTCTCATTTAAGAATGGAAGGGAAATATCGTGTACATGAGGCAAAAGAGCCTTATGATAAACACGTTCACGTCGTCTTTACGTTTACAGATGGTACCGAGCTTCGGTACCATGATGTACGTAAATTTGGCACGATGCATCTGTTTCAACCTGGTGAAGAAGAAAAAGAGTTGCCACTATCTCAGCTTGGGTACGAGCCTTTTACAGAACATTTCACACCGGAGTATTTATGGGAGCAATTGAACAAGACATCACGTGTCATCAAAACAGCTCTGCTTGATCAAAAGATTGTTGTAGGGCTTGGAAATATTTATGTCGATGAAGTCCTCTTTAAGTCAGGTATTCATCCCGAAACTAAGGCACATCAGCTAAGCCTTGATGCTTGCAAGGTGCTCCACAAACATATCATAGACACACTTCAAGTGGCTGTTGATGCGGGAGGAAGCACCATTCGCTCATATCTCAATTCACAAGGGGATATTGGCACATTCCAGTTGCAGCTTCTTGTGTATGATCGGCGGGGAGAGCCTTGCCAAACATGTGGGAGTATTATTGAGAAAACGGTTGTTGGAGGGCGCGGCACACATTTTTGTGTGACTTGTCAAAAACGACCACAATAAGGTTCGTCATCAGCATGCTTCCTTTTTGCTGTGCATACGATAAAAAACATTCATTTTTCAGCAAGGTGTAGACTGACACAAAGCCCACCTGCTCTTCATATAGTGAAGAAGAGTCTCGAAGCCTGGAGGCTCTTGATCATCGTTGCATGAACAGAAAGGAAGAGTTCTAGTATGATTTCGATTTCGCTCCTGTTTTTAGCTATGGCAGTCAGCATCGACAGCTTTTCAGTGGGCTTTACGTATGGTCTTCGGAAAATGAGGATTCCATTTAAAGCCATTGTCATCATTGCTTGCTGTTCAGGGATTGTGCTACTTGTCTCCATGCTGATTGGCAGCCTATTCACCGCATTCCTCCCTGTCTCAGTTACAGATAAGCTTGGTGGAGGGATTTTAATCATCATCGGACTTTGGGTTTTGTACCAATTTTTCAAACCTGCGAAAGAGCGCGATTTGCTCCTTCATGAGAAGACCTTACTGAATGTAGAGGTGCAGTCACTCGGACTTGTCATTCAAATTTTGCGAAAGCCGACAAGCGCAGACATTGACCGTTCTGGTACTATTAATGGAATGGAAGCGATTCTGCTAGGGATTGCTTTATCGATTGATGCTTTTGGAGCAGGGATTGGTGCAGCAATTCTAGGTTTTTCTCCAATTGTCATGAGTATCACTGTTGCGGTGATGAGCTCACTTTTCGTTTGTATCGGGCTTCGTGCCGGACATTTTCTGTCAAACTGGCGCTGGATGGATAAACTTGCATGCTTACCGGGTTTTTTACTCATTTTAATTGGTGTGTGGAAGCTATAAAGGGGGAAACAGATTGACGCTCGTGATTGGATTAACAGGCGGGATCGCTAGTGGAAAAAGCACGGTCTCGCACATGATAAAAGAGCAGGGCATTCGGCTCGTGGATGCAGATGAGATTGCAAAAGAAGCTGTTTCTAAAGGGAAACCAGCTCTTCATCAAATCGTTCAAACCTTTGGTGAGGATGTCTTGCTTTCAAATGGTGAGCTAAACAGGCAGCAACTAGGGTCTATCATCTTTTCTGATGAAAAAAAGAGAAAGCAGTTAAATGCGATTGTTCATCCTGAGGTCAGAAAAGAAATGCTTAAGCAGCGGGATGAAGCGGTGAAGCAAAATGAAACATTCGTTGTACTGGATATCCCTCTTTTGTTTGAAAGTGAGCTGGAGGGTCTTGTCGACCGTATCATTGTCGTGTACACAACGCCTGAACTTCAGCTATCTCGTCTGATGAATCGGAATGGACTTCATGAGGAAGAGGCTCTAAAACGCATACATGCCCAGATGCCTCTTGAGGAAAAATGTAAAAAAGCAGACCGTGTCATAGAAAACACAAAAGACTTGGCTTATACAAGGAAACAATTACAGAACATATTAAACGAATGGGAACATACAGATAGGTAAGAGTACATACACGTACTCTTCTTTTTTTATGCTTTTTTTCTATTTTCCTTGAAATGATCAGCCCTTTTTAGAAAATATACGTTTACATACTGGCAATTGCATTCTAATGTGATATACTAATTTCATAAATAATTTATTGAGTATAACACATAATAGAGGAGTGACCTGTTCATGAAGGTAAAAGCAGCGATCAATGGGTTTGGCAGAATTGGACGCATGGTCTTCAGAAAAGCAATGCTTGACGATCAAATTCAAATTTTAGCGATTAACGCAAGCTATCCTGCCGAAACGCTAGCACATTTAATAAAATATGACACAAATCATGGACGTTATGAATGCGATGTGATTGCAGATGGCGACGCTTTGATTGTAAATGGAAAAAAAGTGCTTTTGCTAAACAGCAGAGACCCAAAGCAGCTTCCATGGGGAGAGCT includes the following:
- the mutM gene encoding DNA-formamidopyrimidine glycosylase, producing the protein MPELPEVETVRRTLKRLVKGKTIEKVDIKWPNIIKRPGEPEEFARMMVGETIQNIKRRGKFLLFHLDHYVMVSHLRMEGKYRVHEAKEPYDKHVHVVFTFTDGTELRYHDVRKFGTMHLFQPGEEEKELPLSQLGYEPFTEHFTPEYLWEQLNKTSRVIKTALLDQKIVVGLGNIYVDEVLFKSGIHPETKAHQLSLDACKVLHKHIIDTLQVAVDAGGSTIRSYLNSQGDIGTFQLQLLVYDRRGEPCQTCGSIIEKTVVGGRGTHFCVTCQKRPQ
- the coaE gene encoding dephospho-CoA kinase (Dephospho-CoA kinase (CoaE) performs the final step in coenzyme A biosynthesis.), whose protein sequence is MTLVIGLTGGIASGKSTVSHMIKEQGIRLVDADEIAKEAVSKGKPALHQIVQTFGEDVLLSNGELNRQQLGSIIFSDEKKRKQLNAIVHPEVRKEMLKQRDEAVKQNETFVVLDIPLLFESELEGLVDRIIVVYTTPELQLSRLMNRNGLHEEEALKRIHAQMPLEEKCKKADRVIENTKDLAYTRKQLQNILNEWEHTDR
- the polA gene encoding DNA polymerase I yields the protein MTDKKKLVLVDGNSLAYRAFFALPLLSNDKGVHTNAIYGFAMILMKMLEDEKPTHMLVAFDAGKTTFRHETFKEYKGGRQKTPPELSEQMPFIRELLDAYNVKRYELPQYEADDIIGTLAVEAEKDGFEVKIFSGDKDLTQLATDHTTVAITKKGITEVEYYTPSHIEEKYGLRPEQIIDMKGLMGDSSDNIPGVPGVGEKTAIKLLKQFESVENLLEHLDEVSGKKLKEKLEEHKEQALMSKKLAAIQIEAPIDVSSKDLAYEGPHIDQVISLYKELGFQTLLERLGEAPEAVEQVDLSALEVIKSTDATDEMLTDHASLVVEQLGDNYHEADLIGFAIHNENGAFFMTKEDALRSEAFKQWAQDDTKKKWVFDSKRAVVALRWHDVDLRGVDYDVLLASYVVNPQKSYEDVASVAKDYGLNISFSDEKVYGKGAKQAIPNEDELKDHLGRKAAAISALHDLTLEALEKNDQHELYEDLELPLALILGEMESLGVKVDIDRLQKMGEELTRKLKEYEETIHRLAGETFNINSPKQLGVILFEKLGLPIIKKTKTGYSTSADVLEKLEDKHEIIRSILHYRQIGKLQSTYVEGLMKVTRKDTHKVHTRFNQALTQTGRLSSTDPNLQNIPIRLEEGRKIRQAFVPSKEGWLMFAADYSQIELRVLAHISQDENLIEAFTQDMDIHTKTAMDVFHVSEDEVTSSMRRQAKAVNFGIVYGISDYGLSQNLGITRKEAAAFIERYLTSFKGVKTYMEDIVQEAKQKGYVTTLLKRRRYIPDITSRNFNIKSFAERTAMNTPIQGSAADIIKKAMIDMARKLKEENLQANLLLQVHDELIFEAPKEEVAILEKIVPEVMENALQLDVPLKVEFASGPSWYDAK
- the ytaF gene encoding sporulation membrane protein YtaF — its product is MISISLLFLAMAVSIDSFSVGFTYGLRKMRIPFKAIVIIACCSGIVLLVSMLIGSLFTAFLPVSVTDKLGGGILIIIGLWVLYQFFKPAKERDLLLHEKTLLNVEVQSLGLVIQILRKPTSADIDRSGTINGMEAILLGIALSIDAFGAGIGAAILGFSPIVMSITVAVMSSLFVCIGLRAGHFLSNWRWMDKLACLPGFLLILIGVWKL